The genomic DNA GAGCTACATCTGATCTAACAGAAGAAGGACTTCCTGATAGGATTACTGCCTTAAAATTTTCAAGGGTTGATGGAATTTTGTTATAAGGATGAATTTCACAATAGATGTTTAATTCCCTAACACGGCGCGCAATTAATTGTGTGTACTGCGAGCCGAAATCTAAAATAAGTACGTTGTGTTGTTGCATCCGCAAAAATAGTACTTTGATTTTATTTTTTTTTATAAAAAATACTTTTTTATAAAAACTTGAAAGATAGGTGTTTAAAAGATTTAATATTTATACACAATTGCATTGATGTTCATTCCTGAACCTACTGATGCTAAGATGATTATGTCTCCTTTTTCTACTTTTTGGTTTTCTATTTTACCTTTTAAGACTAAATCTAATAATGTTGGAACTGTGGCAACAGAACTGTTACCTAGTTTATGAATACTCATAGGCATTATTTCTTTTGGGACAGGTTTTTTGTAAAGTCTATAAAAACGTTTTAGGATAGCCTCATCCATTTTTTCATTAGCTTGGTGTATGAATATTTTTTTAACGTCCTCAATAGAAACACCACTTTTGTCTAAAGCAATCTTCATTGCATTGGGTACGTTTGTTAATGCAAATTCGTAGATTTTTCTACCATGCATTTTTATATAGCGTACGTCTGGGTTTTTATTTAGGTCGAAAGATTTTCCAAAAAATAAATAATAAGCTTCGTCTTTGGTGAAAGTTTGGCTTGCATGACTAATGATTCCAGAAGCAGTACTTTCAGAAGCTTCAATAATACAAGCACCAGCTCCGTCACTATAAATCATAGAATCTCTGTCATATTTATCAATAACTCTAGATAAAGTTTCACCTCCAATAACAAGTGCTTTTTTGGCAATACCAGCTTTTATAAAGGCTTGCGCTTGTATAACTCCTTCTACCCATCCAGGACATCCAAATAAAATATCATACGCAACGCAATTAGGATTTTCAATGCCTAGTAAATGTTTAACACGAGTAGCTAAACTAGGAAGGATATCACTTTGAATGGTATCTTTTTTGACATCTCCGAAGTTATGTGCAAAAATGATATAATCTAAATCTTCTATATTGATATTAGCATCTTCAATGGCTTTTCTAGCTGCAAAGTATCCTAAATCAGAGGCATTTAATTCTTTTTTAGCGTAGCGCCTTTCTGCAATACCTGTGATACTTTTAAACTTTTCTATAATTGTTTCATTATCAGTATTAAAGGAGCTTCCGTCTTGATTTAAAAAAAGAGCATCTGAAAAAAGATGATTCTCTTTTTTTATAGTTGGAATATAGGCTCCTGTTCCTGTAATTACTGATGATATCATAAATTATTTATATAGTTAATACCTACAAATGAAACGCTTTTAATATTTGGAAACAATTAAAATGTAGTGATTTTTTATATTTTTATAGATATCCTAACTAAGGGAGGTTTTTGAAATTTATTTGCAAAAAAGAGTCTGCTTAAATAGGAATTTCATAATCTGTTTACGAGTAAAGATTCTTATTACTTAGTACTATGCATCTATTGTAATATAAAAATACCTGTAACCGTTACTAAAATTACAGGTATTTTTATAGTGATACTTTAAAACAACTTCTAAATGATTTAGCAGAAAATAAGCTAATAAGAAATGTTTCTATTATTAGAAGTTTTTATAAGTAAGAGCTATCAAAAGAAAAAGGAAGCAAAGATAGTAACGATGTTGTTTTAATTATTTTTCCAACTTCCCCCATAAAAATGACCTCCATGGGTTCCTTTTGATTAATTTCATATTCAGATAATGTTTGACGACATGCACCGCAAGGACCAACGGGCTTGTCAACAGTGTTTTGCAAGGAAGAAGCAGTGATTGCTAGTTTCTTAACTTTCATTTGTGGGTATTCTGAACCGGCTTTCCAAATAGCAACACGTTCTGCACACATACCAGAAGGATATGCCGCATTTTCTTGATTGTTTCCTAAAATAATTTCTCCATTATCTAGTAAAAGAGCAACTCCAACATTGAATTTAGAGTAGGGGGCATAGGCCTTTTTTCTAGATTCAATAGCTTTTTCCATTAACATTTTGTCTTCTGGAGAAAGCTCTGTGATATTCTCATAAATGGTTGCTGAGGAAGTGAATTCTATTTTTTTCATGAAAAACTTTGGGTCAAAAAAAGCAGCCTTCAGACTGCTTTTATGTTTTGTAATATTTTACGAATTTAGTAAAAATTTAGATGCTATTCTAATAATCTTCATAAATCTGACCTAAATCAAATGCTAATGAGAATCGTAGGGTATTTTCCAGTGGGTTGTTAACATCAGAAGAATTAATTAGATAGGAAAGGTCTAATTTAAATGCTCGGGCTTTAAAACCAGCTCCCATTGTAAAGAATTGTCTAGCCCCTTTTTCAGCGCTTTCATGAAAGTAACCAGTTCTAATAGCAAAAGCATTATTGTATAAGTATTCAGCTCCTAATGCCCAAGTAGTTTCTTGTAGCTCCTCGCTAAAACTTCTATCACCTAAAGAGGTGAACATTCCATCAAACCAACCTTTATCTGATTGAGGAGTAGAAGGGACTAGTAGCTTTGTGAATTCTAAATTAACCCCTACAGTATTGTAATCGTCTAGAATGAAATCAAATCCTCCCCCTAACTTAGCATTTGTAGGAATAAAGTCATCGTTACTAGCAGTATAAGATACCTTAGGTCCAATATTGGTAATGTTAAATCCTAAACGGTAGCGCCCGTTGAAGGTACCATAATTTTCTTCTGGAGATCGATAGTAACCAGAAATATCAACAGCAAAAGAATTAATAGGATTTAAATTAGAATCTGAGCTTCTCAATTTGTAATTAGAGTGAATATATTTTAATCCGATACCCATGGAAAATTTCTCACTTAATTTTAATGCATAGGTACCTGTTATTGCTAGCTCATTAGGGTTTTCAGTACCTGTAGGATCTCCGTTAGGAGATGTTAGATTTACTGTTCCTAATGAAAAATATTTAAGATCTACTCCCCAAGCAGCATTTTCATTGAATCGGTTTACATAGGAAGCACCACCAACAAAAATATCATCAGTAAGGTTACGTAGCCAAGGTGTATAGTTAACACCAATACTTATTTGGTTTTCATTAAAAGCTGTTTTAGAAGGATTATGAAAAATGGAAAAAGCATCAGAAGAGGTGGCAACTCCTATATCTCCCATACCTCCAGCTCTAGCATCAGGCGTTATTAAAAGAAAGGGGGCAGCAGTAGTAATGCTTTTATTTTGCGCTTGCATTTTTAAAGCAAAGCAAGTTATTAGTAGTAATAAAGTTACTTTTTTCATTGATATAATTATTGTTATTAGGACAAATATCTGAATTTTTATTGAAGTATGACTAGTTTTTCATACTTCTCAGATACTAGATTGTTTATGGTTGATTTTACTTTTAATTTATATAAATATACTCCTTTTCCTATTTTATTACCAAAATCATCTAAACCGTTCCAAGTAATGCTTCGCGACAAATTACCGGTGGTTTGTATGTTTTGGTTAATTGTTTTAATTAGTTTACCCGATATTGTGAAAATTTGAACTTGCGCTTGTAAAGGCTCATTAGGTTTGTTATGATTAAACCAAAATTCTGTATAGTTCACAAACGGGTTTGGATAGTTTAATACATTATCCAGTACAAGTGTTGTGTCGCTCACAACCACAAAAGCTAACGTGACTTCCGAAGAATTATTATAAGTGTCCCAAGCTTTTATTTTAAGAGTGTGTTTTCCTACAGATAAATTGCGTAGTTGGTAAGTTACTTTTCCTTTAGTAAAGTCATCTAATTCAGTTTCATAATAATCATTCAAAATAGTAGGGTTGGATTGGTCATCGTCTAAAATAGCTATGATATCATGATCTACCGCAGTAACGGAAGTATTAATACCACTACTATCAGAAAGATTGATAATGAGGTTAGGAGAGGTATTTGTGTTTCCACCATCAATAAAAGAGTCATCATTCATAAAAGCCTTTATTGCAGGACCTGTAGTGTCTTTATTTGCATTTGGGTTAATTCCTCCTACAACAATATCAAAATTAGCACCAGATTTGTCTATTTTTTCATTGCTAGCATAAAAACTTAATTTACCTTTTCCATATGCTACTTTGATATCTTTAGGAACGATAAAGTCGAATTTGAAAGTACCATTTTTTATAGAAGATTTTCCTTTGAATAATTTACTTTCTTGAGAATCAAAAACCATTGTTACTCCAAAGTTATTATTATCGAGTGTCGTTTTATCAATAGGTTTGTCAAAAACAGTGGTAGCTAACGTACCGTTAAAATTATGTAAGAGATTGTTGTTTCGATCTGTAACAATTCCTTCAAAATTAACTTTAGATAGTGCTTTTAAAGTATCGGTGGCACTTGTGATACTTTTTCCATTCATTTTTGTTAATAAAATATTAGGTTTAGGAATGGCTAGTTGCATAGCCGGATCTCCAAAATAATAAATAAAGAATTTTTGAATGCTATTAGTTTCATTTTTTGTTTTAATCAAGTTTTCTGCAATGGATTTATCAGAGCCATCAAAGTTTAAAACATTATTAGCAAGTTTTTTGTTAAATCTTTCTCCTATGGGAATAAATACAGCTCTGGTTGTTGTAATCATGCTAACTGCTCCTCCTTTGGGATTAAGGAATAGTTTTTCTCCTGCGGTATTTCGTAAAGGATTGTCAAACCTAGAAAACTCACAAGTAACCGTAATGAATAGAGGTAAGGTATTAAAATTATTGAAGCTATTTATTTGTGGAATTTCTACGATTCTTTCACTAGCTAAGCCATCCTCTCCTCCATGACCAAAATAATTGAAAACCAAAGCGCCTTTTTCAATACTATTTGTAATTGCATTTTTAACTTGAGGATAGCGTTCTCCTCCAGAAGAATTTTCTTGTTTAAAGGCATCCGCATAAATTTTATTGATGTTTAAAATAGGTTTGTACTTTTTTATAGCGTCCGCAATTTCTTCTAAACCTCTCTGCAAGGTAATATCGGCACCTTGATCAATATCATCAGCAATTAAAGTAATTGTATTTCGCCAATCTCCAAAAGAAGTTTTATGATAATAACTAAGTATTTTGTCAACTACTATTTTAGCTTCCTGTTGTGTTGAAACAGGAATTCTTCCTGAGGCGATATCTATTGTGTCAGTAGCATTCATTCCACCTTTATTATTTCCAATCATTACAAAATAATCATCAGTAACATAAGAAGAAACTAAATCAAAACTTTGCGTTGCGTGGAAAGTAGGAACAATGTTGTTATTTCCATTGATTCTGTCTTTATAATCATAAGAGGAATCTCCAAAAAAGCAAACGTATTCTAGCTTCTTTGAAGCAGAAGAATTATCATGTAAATATTTGATAAAGTCTCTAATTCCTGTAATATCGGGAGACCCAGAAGCAAACTCATTATAAATTTGATTCAATGAAATGATTTGGGTAGAGAGGTTTGAGTTATTTTGATGATACTCTGCGAGTCTTTGAGCTTGTGAGACAAGCTCTTCAGAGGTTATAATTAAATATTGAATGTCTTTTAACCCATGTAAATTTTGATTAGAAATTTTAGGATTGCCAATAATTATAGGGGTGTAAAAGTCAGAAGAATTTAAGACAATAAATTCTTTTAGAGGCCCTCCTTTTGCTTTAAATTGAAAGCTGTTGGAATTTCCAAAAGAATTGATACTCTTAGGGTTTAAGTAGTCACTTACATCCCAAACTTGGAAAATGGCATTTGCATTTTCAATTTCATACTTAAAAACATTATTTGAATTTATAGTTGTAAAGTTACGAAATGAAAATTGTTTATTGTTTGCTCTTAGTTTTTTTAGGCCAATAACCTCTATAAAATCTAAGTAAGCTTTTGCAGAAGGAATTCCATTGTTGTTAAAAGTAATATTGATATTTATTTCGTCTGAATCACCAGCAGAAATTTTACCTTCTCCTTTTCTTAAGAAGGCTAAAGAGGAGGAGGAAGAATTGGATGTGGGAGGAAATGTTAAATTGATAGTGTTAACTCCATTAGCTATTAGTTTCATGGATGAAGTTGTAGGTGACTTACTAACAGCACTTAGTCTAATTGTTATTTCAGAATTAGGTACTGCATCGGGAAAATTAATTTTGAAGTTTCGAGTATTTTCAAAATTAAAATCTTCACCAAACCATAACCTTCCTACAGCAAAAAGGTTTTGATTTTCTTTTTCGTAAAAAATAAAATCATCAAAATTATGAATAGTATTGGTAGCACCTTCATTTGGTTGAATCATCTCAGTAATGCGCTTTCCTGGAGTATCCCCAATAGTAAGAAAATAAAAAGATTTATCTGAATAAATATTTTGCTGATGAGTAACAGATAAATTGGTGGTATTTATGTTCCAACTGTGAGGACCTTTGGCATAGAATAATATATAATCATCACTATTAAACTTGCGATCTTCTTCCCCTTTTACGTAAATAGCATTCTCTTGCAAACCATTTTTTCTGGGAGAAGTATTTAATTCAGGCAACATACTTCCTCCATTTCCATAAATTTTAATATTTTTAGGATTGATAGTGCTGGTATTGATTCCTAGGTTTTTAAGGAAATTAACATCTAATTTAAAAACACCTGTTGTATGTATTGAGAATTTATACCAATTACCTTCTGAAAGAATGCTATTTCTTTGGGAAAGGACACATAATGAGTATGTAAAGCAAAAAAGGAAAATTATTTTTTTCATATATTCTTACAAATTAACGAATTTTAATAATAGATATTTTAAATATACTAAAGAAATAAAAAAAACGTTACTACTT from Tenacibaculum maritimum NCIMB 2154 includes the following:
- a CDS encoding 3-oxoacyl-ACP synthase III family protein; translation: MISSVITGTGAYIPTIKKENHLFSDALFLNQDGSSFNTDNETIIEKFKSITGIAERRYAKKELNASDLGYFAARKAIEDANINIEDLDYIIFAHNFGDVKKDTIQSDILPSLATRVKHLLGIENPNCVAYDILFGCPGWVEGVIQAQAFIKAGIAKKALVIGGETLSRVIDKYDRDSMIYSDGAGACIIEASESTASGIISHASQTFTKDEAYYLFFGKSFDLNKNPDVRYIKMHGRKIYEFALTNVPNAMKIALDKSGVSIEDVKKIFIHQANEKMDEAILKRFYRLYKKPVPKEIMPMSIHKLGNSSVATVPTLLDLVLKGKIENQKVEKGDIIILASVGSGMNINAIVYKY
- the cdd gene encoding cytidine deaminase, which produces MKKIEFTSSATIYENITELSPEDKMLMEKAIESRKKAYAPYSKFNVGVALLLDNGEIILGNNQENAAYPSGMCAERVAIWKAGSEYPQMKVKKLAITASSLQNTVDKPVGPCGACRQTLSEYEINQKEPMEVIFMGEVGKIIKTTSLLSLLPFSFDSSYL
- the porV gene encoding type IX secretion system outer membrane channel protein PorV yields the protein MKKVTLLLLITCFALKMQAQNKSITTAAPFLLITPDARAGGMGDIGVATSSDAFSIFHNPSKTAFNENQISIGVNYTPWLRNLTDDIFVGGASYVNRFNENAAWGVDLKYFSLGTVNLTSPNGDPTGTENPNELAITGTYALKLSEKFSMGIGLKYIHSNYKLRSSDSNLNPINSFAVDISGYYRSPEENYGTFNGRYRLGFNITNIGPKVSYTASNDDFIPTNAKLGGGFDFILDDYNTVGVNLEFTKLLVPSTPQSDKGWFDGMFTSLGDRSFSEELQETTWALGAEYLYNNAFAIRTGYFHESAEKGARQFFTMGAGFKARAFKLDLSYLINSSDVNNPLENTLRFSLAFDLGQIYEDY
- the porU gene encoding type IX secretion system sortase PorU — encoded protein: MKKIIFLFCFTYSLCVLSQRNSILSEGNWYKFSIHTTGVFKLDVNFLKNLGINTSTINPKNIKIYGNGGSMLPELNTSPRKNGLQENAIYVKGEEDRKFNSDDYILFYAKGPHSWNINTTNLSVTHQQNIYSDKSFYFLTIGDTPGKRITEMIQPNEGATNTIHNFDDFIFYEKENQNLFAVGRLWFGEDFNFENTRNFKINFPDAVPNSEITIRLSAVSKSPTTSSMKLIANGVNTINLTFPPTSNSSSSSLAFLRKGEGKISAGDSDEININITFNNNGIPSAKAYLDFIEVIGLKKLRANNKQFSFRNFTTINSNNVFKYEIENANAIFQVWDVSDYLNPKSINSFGNSNSFQFKAKGGPLKEFIVLNSSDFYTPIIIGNPKISNQNLHGLKDIQYLIITSEELVSQAQRLAEYHQNNSNLSTQIISLNQIYNEFASGSPDITGIRDFIKYLHDNSSASKKLEYVCFFGDSSYDYKDRINGNNNIVPTFHATQSFDLVSSYVTDDYFVMIGNNKGGMNATDTIDIASGRIPVSTQQEAKIVVDKILSYYHKTSFGDWRNTITLIADDIDQGADITLQRGLEEIADAIKKYKPILNINKIYADAFKQENSSGGERYPQVKNAITNSIEKGALVFNYFGHGGEDGLASERIVEIPQINSFNNFNTLPLFITVTCEFSRFDNPLRNTAGEKLFLNPKGGAVSMITTTRAVFIPIGERFNKKLANNVLNFDGSDKSIAENLIKTKNETNSIQKFFIYYFGDPAMQLAIPKPNILLTKMNGKSITSATDTLKALSKVNFEGIVTDRNNNLLHNFNGTLATTVFDKPIDKTTLDNNNFGVTMVFDSQESKLFKGKSSIKNGTFKFDFIVPKDIKVAYGKGKLSFYASNEKIDKSGANFDIVVGGINPNANKDTTGPAIKAFMNDDSFIDGGNTNTSPNLIINLSDSSGINTSVTAVDHDIIAILDDDQSNPTILNDYYETELDDFTKGKVTYQLRNLSVGKHTLKIKAWDTYNNSSEVTLAFVVVSDTTLVLDNVLNYPNPFVNYTEFWFNHNKPNEPLQAQVQIFTISGKLIKTINQNIQTTGNLSRSITWNGLDDFGNKIGKGVYLYKLKVKSTINNLVSEKYEKLVILQ